In one Brevibacillus composti genomic region, the following are encoded:
- a CDS encoding menaquinone biosynthesis decarboxylase, with the protein MHANLRSFLEQLRRHGQLVEIDAAVDPYLELAEIHRRVIQEEGPALLFTNVKGKSFPVVTNLFGTAERVDMAFGPKPENVVRELVHGMDKLMPPSLSGLWDLRGPLLEVMKTGTKTVSPSQAPVTQISTTDVDMTALPALTTWHLDGGPFVTLPLVYTEHPDTKQHNLGMYRIQIYDKNTTGMHWQIHKGGGFHYHEAERQNRSLPVTLTIGGPPALILAAISPLPEMVPELVFASLVMGEKLKMAEVPNHPHRIVADAEFVFTGEVPPHIRRPEGPFGDHFGYYSLTHDFPVFNVKQMFHRKDAIYPATIVGKPRQEDYYIGEYLQRLLSPLFPVVMPGVKAIWAYCETGVHALAGAIVRERYYKEAMANAFRIMGEGQLTLTKFLMVTDVDCDLANFRDFLEIVLARFQPERDLLIVNDTSGDTLDYTGRKLNHGSKGIMLGIGDPVRELPREYKGEGIPSISNIQPFSAGCLVISGPSYEDRPEFGEEILPYLYENCREWPMICIVDDASIAQDQAAFLWTVFTRFDPAHDLYAKSTIVRNKIRYEGPLVVDARMKPFYPDEVEVLPEIAELVDRRWKEYFPK; encoded by the coding sequence ATGCACGCAAACCTGCGTTCGTTCTTGGAACAACTGCGCCGTCACGGACAGTTGGTTGAAATTGATGCAGCGGTCGATCCCTATTTGGAATTGGCTGAAATACATCGCAGGGTCATCCAGGAGGAAGGGCCCGCCTTGCTCTTTACCAATGTGAAAGGAAAGTCTTTTCCTGTCGTGACCAATCTGTTTGGCACCGCCGAGCGGGTAGACATGGCTTTTGGCCCCAAACCGGAAAACGTCGTGCGCGAACTGGTACATGGAATGGACAAGCTGATGCCGCCCTCTCTCTCCGGCCTGTGGGATTTGCGCGGGCCTTTGCTGGAGGTCATGAAGACAGGGACGAAAACCGTCTCGCCCAGTCAAGCGCCGGTCACCCAGATCTCGACGACAGACGTAGACATGACAGCGCTTCCCGCCCTGACTACCTGGCATCTGGACGGAGGTCCGTTCGTCACGCTGCCGCTGGTCTACACCGAGCATCCGGATACCAAACAGCATAATTTGGGCATGTACCGGATTCAGATATATGACAAAAATACGACAGGCATGCACTGGCAGATTCACAAAGGAGGGGGCTTCCATTATCACGAAGCGGAGCGGCAAAATCGCTCGCTTCCGGTCACTTTGACCATCGGCGGTCCGCCTGCGCTCATCTTGGCGGCGATCTCTCCCCTGCCGGAAATGGTGCCCGAGCTCGTATTCGCTTCGCTGGTGATGGGTGAGAAATTAAAAATGGCCGAAGTGCCAAACCATCCGCACCGCATTGTCGCCGATGCCGAATTTGTCTTCACGGGAGAGGTTCCGCCTCATATTCGCAGACCGGAAGGCCCGTTTGGCGATCACTTTGGCTACTATTCGCTGACCCACGATTTTCCGGTGTTCAACGTCAAACAGATGTTTCACCGCAAAGACGCGATTTATCCCGCGACCATCGTAGGAAAACCGCGTCAGGAGGACTACTACATCGGCGAATACCTGCAGCGGCTGCTCTCTCCGCTCTTCCCTGTCGTGATGCCGGGCGTCAAGGCGATCTGGGCCTATTGTGAAACCGGTGTCCACGCCCTGGCCGGTGCCATCGTCCGGGAGCGCTATTATAAAGAAGCGATGGCCAACGCGTTTCGCATCATGGGCGAAGGTCAGCTGACGCTGACAAAGTTCCTGATGGTGACCGACGTGGATTGCGATCTCGCCAACTTCCGGGATTTCCTCGAAATCGTACTGGCCCGCTTCCAGCCGGAGCGCGACCTGTTGATCGTCAACGATACCTCGGGCGATACGCTGGATTACACCGGGCGCAAGTTGAACCACGGTTCCAAAGGGATCATGCTGGGGATCGGCGACCCCGTCCGCGAGCTGCCGCGAGAGTACAAGGGCGAAGGCATTCCGAGCATTTCCAACATTCAGCCGTTCTCGGCCGGCTGCCTGGTCATCTCGGGTCCTTCCTATGAAGACCGTCCGGAGTTTGGTGAAGAAATTCTTCCCTACCTGTATGAGAATTGCCGCGAATGGCCGATGATTTGCATTGTCGATGACGCCTCGATCGCCCAAGACCAGGCTGCGTTCTTATGGACCGTGTTTACGAGATTTGACCCGGCCCATGACCTGTACGCCAAATCGACGATTGTCCGCAACAAGATCCGCTACGAGGGGCCACTGGTCGTGGACGCCCGCATGAAGCCGTTTTATCCGGACGAAGTAGAAGTCCTTCCGGAAATTGCGGAACTGGTGGATCGCCGCTGGAAAGAGTATTTTCCGAAATAA
- a CDS encoding GNAT family N-acetyltransferase translates to MLTIKPVVLEGKGVRLEPLAEHHGEGLWEAGRYEEIWTYMSMAMRQPDDARQFVDAALKAQGEGRELPFAIIDKMTGAVVGSTRFMNIAKADRGLEIGFTWLTPSVWKTKVNTECKWLLLRHCFEELGCIRVQLKTDARNLNSQRAIKRIGGVYEGLHRNHMIVRDGYIRDTVFFSILDREWPKVQEKLQLLLFGE, encoded by the coding sequence ATGCTGACGATCAAACCGGTAGTGCTGGAAGGAAAAGGCGTGCGACTGGAGCCGCTTGCCGAGCATCACGGCGAGGGATTGTGGGAGGCTGGGAGGTACGAGGAGATTTGGACGTACATGTCTATGGCAATGCGGCAGCCAGACGACGCGCGCCAGTTTGTGGACGCTGCCTTGAAGGCGCAAGGCGAAGGCAGAGAGCTGCCTTTTGCCATTATCGATAAAATGACAGGGGCTGTGGTGGGAAGCACACGATTTATGAATATTGCCAAAGCGGACCGCGGATTGGAGATCGGCTTTACTTGGCTGACGCCGTCCGTCTGGAAGACGAAAGTCAATACGGAGTGCAAGTGGCTTCTCCTGCGCCACTGTTTCGAAGAGCTGGGATGCATCCGGGTCCAGCTCAAGACCGATGCGCGCAACCTCAATTCTCAGCGGGCGATCAAGAGAATCGGGGGCGTCTACGAGGGCTTGCATCGCAATCATATGATCGTGCGCGACGGCTATATCCGCGATACCGTCTTTTTCAGCATCCTGGACAGAGAATGGCCAAAGGTGCAGGAGAAGCTGCAATTGTTGCTGTTTGGTGAATAA
- a CDS encoding DUF3054 domain-containing protein encodes MVQRISCPAGIVLLAGDLAAFILFTYYGKIAHGLPTHWAGILETMAPFLLGWISAGLLLQPYRRETLERAARQLGNVLVMWTLAAPIGILIRYLWQGQPPTWLFIAVAYFVMLAFLLAWRIPFAAAYAWRRRR; translated from the coding sequence ATGGTACAGCGCATTAGCTGCCCGGCCGGTATTGTCCTGCTCGCGGGAGATTTGGCCGCTTTTATACTGTTTACTTATTATGGAAAAATTGCGCATGGATTGCCCACGCATTGGGCTGGTATTTTGGAGACGATGGCTCCATTTCTGCTGGGATGGATCTCGGCTGGCCTCCTGCTGCAACCGTATCGCAGGGAGACGCTGGAGAGGGCGGCGAGGCAGCTGGGCAATGTTCTCGTGATGTGGACACTGGCCGCGCCGATCGGCATCCTAATTCGCTACCTGTGGCAGGGACAGCCCCCCACCTGGCTGTTTATCGCCGTCGCGTATTTTGTCATGCTCGCCTTTTTGCTCGCGTGGCGCATTCCATTTGCCGCTGCGTACGCCTGGCGCAGGAGGCGGTAA
- a CDS encoding thiamine phosphate synthase has translation MDNRYPELHLVTSGRQERDSLLRIAEAAYAGGITYLHIREKQRTAREIMEWAVALAEIMPRDRIFINDRVDVAAATSCGGAHLAYHSIPAAAARTVLKPGQKIGCSVHSMAEAQAALSQKVDYLFYGHIFASGSKPGVAPRGTEELSEITCSLDIPVIGIGGIKPDNVGRVLAAGCAGVAVLSGITEAPDSKRAAQAYREALDRWREENT, from the coding sequence ATGGACAACCGCTATCCTGAACTGCATCTGGTCACCAGCGGGAGACAAGAGCGGGATTCGCTGCTGCGAATCGCCGAGGCCGCTTACGCCGGGGGAATCACGTACTTACATATACGGGAAAAGCAGCGGACGGCCCGTGAAATCATGGAGTGGGCCGTCGCGCTGGCCGAAATCATGCCGCGGGATCGCATCTTTATCAACGATCGCGTGGACGTGGCCGCCGCCACATCATGCGGCGGCGCTCACCTCGCCTATCACAGCATACCCGCAGCCGCCGCGCGAACCGTGCTGAAGCCCGGACAGAAGATCGGCTGCTCCGTTCATTCCATGGCGGAAGCGCAGGCGGCGCTGTCCCAAAAAGTGGACTACCTGTTTTACGGACATATCTTCGCAAGCGGCTCAAAGCCAGGGGTGGCGCCGCGAGGAACGGAAGAGTTGAGCGAGATCACCTGTTCGCTGGATATACCCGTGATCGGGATCGGCGGTATCAAACCGGACAATGTCGGTCGAGTGCTCGCGGCCGGTTGTGCCGGTGTAGCAGTCTTGTCCGGAATAACCGAGGCTCCGGACAGCAAGCGGGCTGCGCAGGCTTATCGGGAGGCGCTGGACCGTTGGAGGGAGGAAAACACATGA
- the thiE gene encoding thiamine phosphate synthase has product MKNNVRDIKRLREKLGVYFVVGTQDCDYSAERTLDIVKKALQGGVGTLQLRDKGSRLTQPEKEQLGREMQQLARQYEALFFVNDDVELAITLKADGVHVGQDDMKLEEVRARVGAEMYIGVSAGTVQEAREALAGGADCIGVGAMYATASKADAGEPIGPSGLRTIRESVGADLPIVGIGGITLGNAASVLSAGADGVAVISAISKAAAPDEAARELKRLVDRIKHSPK; this is encoded by the coding sequence ATGAAAAACAATGTGAGAGATATTAAGCGGCTGCGTGAAAAGCTGGGGGTCTATTTCGTCGTCGGCACCCAGGACTGCGACTACTCGGCCGAACGCACGCTGGACATCGTCAAAAAAGCCCTGCAGGGGGGAGTCGGCACCTTGCAGCTGCGGGACAAGGGGAGCCGGCTGACCCAGCCGGAAAAGGAGCAGTTGGGCAGGGAGATGCAGCAGCTGGCCCGCCAGTACGAGGCGCTGTTTTTTGTCAATGATGATGTGGAACTGGCGATCACCCTGAAAGCCGACGGCGTGCATGTCGGACAGGATGACATGAAGCTGGAAGAGGTTCGCGCACGGGTGGGTGCGGAGATGTACATCGGCGTGTCTGCCGGCACAGTGCAGGAGGCGAGAGAAGCGCTGGCAGGCGGAGCGGACTGTATCGGTGTCGGCGCCATGTACGCGACCGCATCCAAGGCAGATGCAGGAGAGCCGATCGGGCCGTCCGGACTGCGGACGATTCGGGAGTCGGTCGGGGCGGATCTGCCCATCGTGGGAATCGGGGGCATCACGCTTGGCAATGCCGCAAGCGTCCTGTCCGCCGGAGCCGATGGGGTGGCCGTGATCAGTGCGATCAGCAAGGCGGCTGCGCCGGATGAAGCAGCCAGAGAGCTCAAACGACTGGTGGATCGGATCAAGCACTCGCCCAAGTAA
- a CDS encoding antibiotic biosynthesis monooxygenase family protein has translation MYVSMNRLTVPADYREHLERAFSQGGERMKEVPGFLEFLFLAPTEGDEYTVFTKWTSEQDYVNWTQSEAFKRSHAGSNPNSPVKSELRTYHVKASS, from the coding sequence ATGTATGTATCAATGAATCGTTTAACGGTGCCAGCAGATTATCGCGAGCATCTGGAGCGGGCGTTCAGCCAGGGCGGAGAGCGGATGAAAGAAGTGCCGGGATTCCTCGAATTTCTCTTTCTCGCGCCGACCGAAGGCGATGAATACACGGTGTTTACCAAGTGGACAAGCGAGCAGGACTACGTCAACTGGACCCAGAGCGAGGCTTTCAAGCGTTCCCATGCAGGCAGCAATCCCAATAGTCCCGTGAAGTCGGAACTTCGCACCTACCACGTCAAAGCATCCAGCTAA
- a CDS encoding aromatic amino acid hydroxylase, which yields MSRVEPDFSLVQVPVHLREFVVDQDYDKYTPVDHAVWRYVMRQNHHYLGTRAHSAYLEGLRLSGISVERIPNIREMNECLSKIGWGAVTIDGFIPAVAFFDFQAHQILPIACDIRQYDHIAYTPAPDIIHEAAGHAPIILDETYRMFLKRFGEIGSKALSSREDYELYEAIRYLSIVKEDPDSTEDVIRQAEEELERKAQAVHRVSEANELARLYWWTVEYGLIGDCENPRIYGAGLLSSVGESISCMKEDVKKIPFSLEACIATDYDITKPQPQLFVCKNFQELIDAVEEYAKRMAVTVGGTKSLIQASQMPQTTTSVYSSGLQVSGILSELVFDETGEAIYLKTSGPTALAVSDKELPGHGKEYHREGFGSPIGRLAGEAEPLELFSDEKLREYGISPGQRCTLAFASGVHVEGIVHYIQRERGKVVLIGFDPCTVTYRDQVLFQAEWGVFDMAVGERIVSVFAGAADREAFATGTHRPSAITAKMPSYSPELLRLHQLYQRVRQLREESQERDQVQHELAAIIGEVDASYQEDWLIRLEILELLRAEEGTESEQSRLVTSLEALMEKLPEQRQLIENGLRLLSE from the coding sequence ATGAGTCGCGTAGAACCTGATTTTTCACTAGTCCAGGTGCCTGTTCATCTGCGTGAGTTCGTCGTCGATCAGGATTACGACAAATACACGCCGGTTGATCATGCGGTCTGGCGATATGTGATGCGTCAAAACCATCATTATCTGGGCACGAGGGCGCATTCTGCGTATCTGGAGGGATTGCGTCTCTCCGGCATCAGTGTGGAGCGCATCCCCAATATCCGGGAGATGAACGAATGCTTGTCAAAGATAGGCTGGGGCGCTGTGACCATCGACGGTTTCATCCCTGCCGTCGCCTTTTTCGATTTTCAAGCACACCAGATTCTGCCGATCGCCTGCGATATACGACAGTATGATCACATCGCCTACACCCCTGCGCCCGACATCATTCACGAAGCAGCCGGCCACGCGCCGATCATTCTCGACGAGACGTATCGCATGTTCTTGAAGCGATTTGGCGAGATTGGCTCGAAGGCGCTGTCCTCCCGGGAAGACTATGAGCTATATGAAGCCATTCGCTATCTGTCGATCGTCAAGGAAGATCCGGATTCGACCGAGGACGTGATTCGCCAGGCCGAAGAGGAGTTGGAACGCAAAGCGCAGGCGGTGCACCGGGTCTCCGAGGCGAATGAACTGGCCCGCCTCTACTGGTGGACGGTCGAGTACGGCTTGATCGGGGATTGTGAGAATCCACGCATATACGGAGCAGGGCTACTCTCATCCGTCGGCGAGAGCATCAGCTGTATGAAAGAGGACGTAAAGAAAATACCTTTTTCGCTGGAAGCCTGCATCGCCACGGACTATGACATCACCAAGCCGCAGCCGCAGCTGTTTGTCTGCAAAAATTTTCAGGAGCTGATCGATGCGGTTGAGGAGTACGCCAAGCGCATGGCCGTAACCGTCGGCGGTACCAAGAGCTTGATTCAGGCCAGCCAGATGCCGCAGACCACGACGTCCGTCTACAGTTCGGGCCTTCAGGTGAGCGGTATTTTATCGGAGCTGGTATTTGATGAGACAGGGGAAGCCATCTATCTCAAAACCTCCGGCCCAACCGCTTTGGCCGTTTCGGACAAAGAACTGCCCGGACACGGCAAGGAATACCACCGCGAGGGATTCGGCTCGCCGATCGGTCGTTTGGCGGGAGAGGCGGAGCCGTTGGAGTTGTTTTCAGATGAAAAACTGCGGGAGTACGGGATTTCCCCAGGACAGAGATGCACCCTCGCCTTCGCTTCGGGTGTTCACGTGGAAGGGATTGTCCACTATATTCAGCGTGAGCGCGGCAAGGTCGTGCTGATCGGATTCGACCCGTGCACGGTAACCTATCGGGATCAGGTGCTGTTCCAGGCGGAATGGGGGGTTTTTGACATGGCCGTCGGGGAGCGGATCGTCTCCGTCTTTGCCGGCGCCGCAGACAGGGAAGCATTTGCGACGGGGACGCACAGACCATCGGCCATCACGGCCAAAATGCCCAGCTATTCCCCTGAGCTGCTCAGACTGCATCAGCTGTATCAGCGAGTTCGGCAGCTTCGCGAGGAATCGCAGGAGCGGGATCAGGTACAACATGAGCTGGCTGCCATCATCGGCGAGGTCGATGCCTCCTATCAGGAGGATTGGTTGATTCGCCTGGAGATTCTGGAACTTCTGCGAGCGGAAGAGGGGACGGAGAGCGAACAGAGCCGACTCGTCACATCTCTGGAAGCGCTCATGGAGAAGCTTCCGGAGCAGCGGCAATTAATCGAAAACGGGCTTCGTCTCTTGAGCGAATAA
- a CDS encoding two-component system sensor histidine kinase NtrB, translated as MEQTTEIARFRAKQGIPLDCVLERVRLCRDTLIEQIRRDGHRLIFTEEERLELYQIQLDLYELVDALMDVFVHIFEEEETQRKQLELQDESTKERFSQVAEQELVQLVLQSTDIAVLIIDRHLRIVEANYSFAELQQVDRAQIIGKHIDEIFRPRENERFVQWVIERGQSGHYVAEINGTLTTVSTSPIYHKGDLWGAISVMRNITDSKRYDDELSKREALAAVGQLAAGMAHEIRNPLTSIKGFIQLLKEQSETPENSSYFSVILTEIERIDGLLNDVLVLARYRDDKMNAERFLIMDEVLGVIRLLEPESNRRGIRLELKWSGEEWYIYGYRARIKQVVLNILKNAMEALATKGTMVRITVYASINQVVLTVEDDGPGLEEQVLKNLFVPFYTTKPDGTGLGLSTTQRIILDHGGEIFAENSSQLGGARFEVRLPISQA; from the coding sequence GTGGAACAGACCACAGAAATTGCCCGGTTTCGCGCCAAACAGGGAATCCCCCTTGACTGTGTGCTGGAACGAGTGCGCCTGTGTCGCGACACCCTGATTGAACAAATCAGGCGGGATGGCCATCGTTTGATTTTTACCGAGGAAGAGCGACTGGAGCTGTACCAGATTCAATTGGACCTGTACGAACTGGTGGATGCCCTGATGGATGTGTTTGTTCACATCTTCGAGGAGGAGGAAACACAGCGTAAACAGCTAGAGCTTCAGGATGAATCGACGAAAGAACGCTTTTCCCAGGTAGCCGAGCAGGAACTGGTGCAGCTCGTGCTCCAATCCACGGATATCGCCGTCTTGATCATTGATCGCCATCTGCGCATCGTCGAAGCCAACTATTCTTTCGCCGAACTGCAACAGGTGGATCGCGCGCAAATCATCGGCAAGCACATCGACGAGATATTCCGTCCGCGGGAAAATGAAAGGTTTGTCCAGTGGGTGATCGAACGGGGACAGTCTGGTCATTATGTGGCGGAGATCAACGGGACGCTGACCACCGTCAGCACCAGTCCGATCTATCACAAGGGCGATTTGTGGGGCGCCATTTCCGTGATGCGCAATATCACGGACAGCAAACGATATGATGATGAACTGAGCAAGCGGGAGGCACTCGCTGCGGTCGGGCAGCTGGCGGCCGGGATGGCCCATGAAATCCGCAATCCGCTGACCTCCATAAAAGGGTTTATCCAATTGTTGAAGGAACAGTCGGAAACCCCTGAGAACAGCTCTTATTTTTCCGTGATTTTGACAGAAATCGAACGGATCGACGGCCTGCTGAATGATGTTCTGGTCCTGGCACGCTATCGGGACGACAAGATGAATGCCGAGCGCTTCCTGATCATGGACGAGGTGCTGGGGGTGATCCGTCTGCTGGAGCCGGAATCCAATCGGCGCGGCATCCGGCTCGAATTGAAATGGTCGGGAGAAGAGTGGTACATCTACGGGTATCGGGCGCGTATTAAACAAGTAGTTCTGAATATTCTCAAGAATGCGATGGAAGCCTTGGCGACAAAAGGCACGATGGTGCGGATCACCGTATACGCATCGATTAATCAGGTCGTACTGACCGTAGAGGATGATGGTCCGGGTCTGGAGGAGCAGGTGCTGAAAAATTTGTTCGTTCCGTTCTATACGACCAAGCCGGATGGGACGGGCCTCGGCCTGTCGACGACGCAAAGAATCATCCTCGACCACGGCGGAGAGATCTTTGCGGAAAACTCCTCGCAACTCGGGGGAGCGCGCTTTGAAGTCAGGCTGCCGATTTCCCAGGCGTGA
- a CDS encoding cytochrome c biogenesis CcdA family protein, whose amino-acid sequence MSGNLSVFLAFGAGFLSFISPCCLPLYPSFVSYITGITMDEIKKGRAVFQRQALLHTLFFILGFSIVFIALGLSTSWLGSLFASQKDLIRQLGGILLVIIGLVMLQVFKMDWMMKTWKIDLKSRPLGYTGSTLVGITYAAGWTPCVGPILSGIIILGVNDPGRALTYTLAYTAGFAIPFFVMTFFISKVKAIMKYSDKLMKLGGALMILFGVLLYTDKMTDITQVLIRMYGGFTGF is encoded by the coding sequence ATGAGTGGAAATCTATCCGTATTTCTAGCCTTTGGCGCGGGTTTTTTATCGTTTATTTCCCCCTGTTGTCTGCCCCTGTATCCGTCATTTGTCTCTTACATTACCGGGATTACGATGGATGAGATCAAAAAGGGCAGAGCCGTTTTCCAGCGGCAGGCACTGCTTCACACGCTGTTTTTTATCCTCGGGTTTTCTATCGTTTTCATCGCGCTCGGACTCTCAACCTCCTGGCTGGGTTCGCTTTTTGCATCCCAAAAGGATTTGATCCGCCAGTTGGGGGGCATATTACTAGTGATCATCGGTCTGGTAATGCTGCAGGTATTTAAGATGGACTGGATGATGAAGACGTGGAAAATCGATTTGAAATCACGGCCATTGGGGTATACAGGCTCAACACTGGTAGGCATCACCTATGCAGCCGGCTGGACTCCTTGCGTAGGGCCGATTTTATCCGGCATTATTATTCTCGGCGTCAACGATCCGGGAAGAGCGCTTACCTACACACTCGCCTATACCGCCGGCTTTGCCATTCCCTTCTTCGTCATGACCTTTTTTATCAGCAAAGTCAAAGCGATCATGAAATACTCTGACAAGCTGATGAAGCTGGGCGGTGCTCTGATGATCCTGTTTGGCGTCTTGCTCTACACCGACAAGATGACAGACATCACCCAGGTCCTGATCAGAATGTACGGCGGCTTTACCGGATTCTAA
- a CDS encoding TlpA disulfide reductase family protein, producing MNRFVVAVLVIILAGAAIWQPSQETRAVVAEQKPEVGFEAPHFSLKGLDQQTYEVSGKRGKPLLINFWASWCGPCKMEAPDLRKLHEKYGLQIDFYGINVTSSDSPESAAAFVKQYELTFPIPMDLTGQVASRYWVQAFPTTYLVDKQGIVRKKIIGMVDAKYLEAELKKLLEDKGPLR from the coding sequence ATGAACAGATTTGTCGTCGCCGTCCTAGTCATCATCCTCGCAGGAGCCGCGATCTGGCAGCCGTCCCAGGAGACGCGTGCCGTCGTGGCGGAGCAAAAGCCGGAGGTTGGCTTCGAAGCTCCTCATTTCTCGCTTAAAGGATTGGATCAGCAAACCTATGAAGTAAGCGGCAAGCGGGGGAAGCCGCTGCTCATCAATTTTTGGGCATCCTGGTGCGGTCCTTGTAAAATGGAAGCGCCAGACCTTCGCAAGCTGCATGAAAAGTACGGGCTGCAAATCGACTTCTATGGCATCAACGTCACCAGCAGCGACAGCCCGGAGAGTGCCGCGGCATTTGTCAAGCAGTACGAGCTGACTTTTCCCATTCCCATGGACCTGACCGGACAGGTAGCGAGTCGCTATTGGGTTCAGGCATTCCCCACCACCTACCTCGTAGATAAACAGGGTATCGTGCGGAAGAAGATCATCGGAATGGTCGACGCGAAGTATCTGGAAGCCGAACTGAAAAAATTGCTGGAAGACAAAGGACCGCTGCGGTAG
- a CDS encoding CapA family protein, which produces MYSTRTERLRAKRRRTRKLLTLLLSTIVFTLAVLAACLLYIMGKGIWSNEAKPPNQPVQQEPDAAITPPSVVHLSFVGDMIFSGHVEARLMENGFDFPYAHVYRLFQQDDYTIANLETPITENGKTAANKQYVFKAAPEVAPAMKRAGIDLVNLANNHSMDHGESGLLDTFRILDEHELRYMGAGRDAEQAYAPVYVERNGIRLAFFGFSRVVPEVSWYAGNNKPGIAASYDPSKAVDAIKRARNQADLIIVVVHWGKEREDYPVDHQIELSRSYIEAGADLVVGGHPHVLQGFEAYRNKWIAYSLGNFIFTRSHEPKTWETMILQASCTKDGDCQLRMLPHHAELGQAVPMDEENGQNLIKRIESLSKDVRILPDGRVTSVPSERD; this is translated from the coding sequence ATGTATTCGACTAGAACAGAACGTCTAAGAGCCAAGCGGCGTCGAACCCGGAAATTGTTGACGTTGCTGTTGTCCACCATCGTTTTTACCCTTGCCGTGCTCGCTGCCTGTCTCCTCTATATCATGGGAAAAGGCATCTGGAGCAACGAAGCCAAGCCACCCAACCAACCCGTCCAGCAAGAGCCGGATGCTGCCATCACCCCGCCATCCGTGGTCCATCTCTCCTTTGTCGGAGACATGATCTTCTCCGGCCACGTCGAGGCAAGACTCATGGAAAATGGCTTCGACTTCCCGTATGCCCATGTATACCGACTGTTTCAACAGGATGATTACACGATCGCCAATCTGGAGACGCCCATCACCGAAAACGGGAAAACTGCCGCCAATAAGCAGTACGTCTTCAAGGCGGCTCCGGAAGTGGCGCCCGCGATGAAGCGCGCAGGAATCGATCTGGTCAATCTGGCCAACAATCACAGCATGGATCACGGAGAAAGCGGACTTTTGGACACATTCCGCATCCTGGATGAACATGAGCTTCGCTATATGGGTGCCGGGCGCGATGCCGAGCAGGCCTATGCGCCCGTCTACGTCGAGCGCAACGGGATCCGCCTGGCATTTTTCGGCTTTAGCCGGGTGGTCCCGGAGGTGAGCTGGTATGCAGGCAATAACAAGCCGGGCATCGCCGCCTCCTACGACCCGAGCAAAGCTGTGGACGCGATCAAGCGCGCTCGCAATCAAGCCGATCTGATCATCGTCGTGGTCCATTGGGGCAAAGAGCGGGAAGATTACCCGGTCGATCATCAGATCGAGCTGTCCCGATCCTACATCGAGGCCGGCGCCGATCTCGTGGTTGGCGGCCATCCCCATGTCCTGCAAGGGTTTGAAGCCTACCGGAATAAATGGATTGCCTACAGCCTCGGGAACTTTATCTTTACCCGCTCCCATGAGCCGAAGACGTGGGAAACGATGATCCTGCAGGCCTCCTGCACCAAGGACGGCGACTGCCAGCTCAGGATGCTCCCCCATCACGCGGAGTTGGGCCAGGCGGTTCCCATGGATGAGGAAAACGGGCAGAACCTGATCAAACGGATCGAATCGCTGTCCAAAGACGTGCGCATCCTGCCGGACGGCCGCGTCACATCTGTTCCAAGCGAGCGCGACTGA
- a CDS encoding YycC family protein codes for MRPLAISPETAVKLAEALQVPLERLMHMPQHILLQKMMELAQAESASKQEKESQPSQDGQDAGE; via the coding sequence ATGAGACCACTCGCCATTTCTCCGGAGACGGCTGTCAAGCTGGCAGAAGCGCTGCAGGTTCCGCTTGAGCGGCTGATGCACATGCCGCAGCATATCCTGCTGCAAAAAATGATGGAGCTGGCCCAGGCCGAATCGGCAAGCAAGCAGGAGAAGGAAAGCCAGCCTAGCCAAGATGGGCAGGATGCAGGGGAGTAA